In one window of Juglans regia cultivar Chandler chromosome 3, Walnut 2.0, whole genome shotgun sequence DNA:
- the LOC108990951 gene encoding 9-cis-epoxycarotenoid dioxygenase NCED2, chloroplastic-like, with product MAAALSPPSSSSWAKAQILHTSLYSSSSLVDLGFPSRSVSLKKKHNSSRVSIRIHCALNSPSVLHFPKRQGYQHPVTTKKDTTVKPKTKQSPQWNLLQRAAAVALDMAEGALLSRESQQSLPKTADPRFQIAGNFAPVPEQPVRQSLPITGTIPECINGVYLRNGANPLFEPVAGHHLFDGDGMVHAVTISGGSVSYACRFTETQRLVQERELGRPVFPKAIGELHGHSGVARLLLFYARGLFGLVDHNQGTGVANAGLVYFNDRLLAMSEDDLPYQVRISSLGDLESVGRYNFENQLHSTMIAHPKVDPVTKELFALSYDVIQKPYLKYFRFSQDGKKSPDVEIPVPVPTMMHDFAITENFVVIPDQQMVFKLQEMIRGGSPVMYDKNKKSRFGILSKNARNASDIIWVESPDTFCFHLWNAWEEPESDEVVVIGSCMTPPDSIFNECDESLKSVLSEIRLNLKTGESTRRPILSESEQVNLEVGMVNRNKLGRKTRYGYLAIAEPWPKVSGFAKVDFSTGDVKKYIYGDRRYGGEPFFLPRDPNSEKEDDGYILAFVHDERTWKSELQIVNAMNLQLEASVKLPSRVPYGFHGTFIESKDLKNQA from the coding sequence ATGGCTGCTGCTTTATCTCCACCCAGCTCTAGTAGTTGGGCTAAAGCCCAAATACTTCACACATCTTTGTATTCCTCTTCATCACTAGTGGATTTGGGCTTTCCATCAAGGTCCGTCTCcttgaagaagaagcacaacaGTAGTAGAGTCAGCATTCGCATACACTGCGCTTTAAACTCTCCTTCGGTGCTTCATTTCCCAAAACGGCAGGGGTACCAACACCCTGTAACTACCAAAAAAGACACCACCGTCAAACCCAAAACCAAACAAAGTCCACAGTGGAATTTACTACAAAGAGCTGCGGCCGTGGCCTTGGACATGGCGGAAGGCGCGTTGCTCTCACGCGAGAGCCAACAATCACTTCCGAAAACTGCCGACCCAAGATTTCAGATTGCAGGAAACTTCGCTCCGGTACCTGAACAGCCTGTTCGGCAATCACTTCCGATCACCGGCACAATCCCCGAATGCATTAATGGCGTGTACCTCCGCAACGGAGCCAACCCTCTATTTGAACCCGTTGCTGGCCACCACCTCTTCGACGGTGACGGCATGGTTCATGCCGTCACCATCAGTGGCGGCTCCGTCAGCTACGCATGCCGGTTCACCGAGACGCAAAGACTCGTCCAAGAGCGAGAACTCGGCCGCCCGGTCTTCCCAAAGGCCATAGGTGAGCTCCATGGACACTCTGGTGTCGCGCGCCTTCTTTTATTCTACGCTCGAGGGCTTTTCGGGCTGGTCGACCACAACCAGGGTACCGGAGTCGCCAACGCTGGATTAGTGTACTTCAACGACAGACTGCTCGCCATGTCGGAGGACGATTTGCCATATCAGGTCCGAATCTCTTCCTTGGGTGACCTCGAAAGTGTAGGCCGATACAATTTTGAAAACCAACTTCACTCCACCATGATTGCTCATCCGAAGGTCGACCCTGTTACCAAAGAACTCTTTGCTCTCAGCTACGATGTCATCCAGAAGCCGTATCTCAAGTATTTCAGGTTCTCTCAGGATGGAAAGAAGTCCCCGGACGTTGAAATTCCAGTGCCGGTGCCTACCATGATGCATGACTTCGCAATCACTGAGAATTTCGTGGTGATTCCAGACCAACAAATGGTGTTCAAGCTCCAGGAAATGATTAGAGGTGGCTCTCCCGTGATGTATGACAAGAACAAGAAATCACGGTTCGGAATTCTCTCGAAGAATGCCCGTAATGCCTCGGATATTATATGGGTTGAGTCCCCAGACACCTTTTGCTTTCACTTGTGGAATGCTTGGGAGGAGCCGGAGTCAGATGAGGTGGTGGTGATCGGGTCATGCATGACACCTCCGGATTCCATCTTCAATGAATGCGATGAGAGCTTGAAGAGTGTGCTCTCTGAGATCAGACTCAATTTGAAGACTGGAGAGTCCACCCGCCGACCGATACTTTCGGAATCCGAGCAGGTGAACTTAGAGGTCGGGATGGTGAACCGGAACAAGCTCGGGAGGAAAACAAGGTACGGTTACCTCGCCATTGCTGAACCGTGGCCAAAGGTATCCGGCTTCGCCAAGGTCGATTTTTCAACTGGGGAcgtaaaaaagtatatttacgGCGATAGAAGATATGGTGGGGAGCCATTTTTCTTGCCAAGAGACCCCAATTCAGAAAAGGAAGATGATGGGTATATTCTTGCTTTTGTACACGACGAGAGGACATGGAAATCCGAGCTCCAGATTGTGAACGCCATGAATTTACAGCTAGAAGCATCAGTAAAGCTACCTTCGAGGGTGCCGTATGGTTTTCATGGCACGTTTATAGAATCAAAGGACTTGAAAAATCAGGCATAG